A region of the Leeuwenhoekiella sp. MAR_2009_132 genome:
TCTGTATAACTCCAAAGATGACCCTTATATTTTTCGTTAGAATAAACGGGAACAAAATCTCTAGAAAATATTCTACCGTCTTTGAGAACCAGTTCGTCTCCAGTTACTAATTGCCGATTTTCTAATATTTCAGCTATGCGATTAATAAAATCCTGGGGGTTAATAAATAAATCTTTGGCTTGTTCTGCAGCATTTTGACAATCTAAACCTATCATAGCTTCAGGTGTCATAGGTACTCCGAACATTTCACAAAACATAGGGTTTGTGAGCACTACTTTTCTATTTTCGTCTTCCAGTAAAATCCCACTTTGTAACTTAAGAATGAGTGCAGAAAGCCTATTTTCAGACTCTTTAAGTTTTTCTTGGGCTAAGAGTTCTTTTGTAACATCTTCAATAGTAACCACCTCCTGACGTAATCTCAGATCATTATGATCTTTAACACTACTTACATTAATTTTTGTGGTTATGATCTCACCTAAATTAGTGATGTATTTAATGGTGGTTGAAAAAGAATCTAAATCTCCTTGATGTAGTAAAGCGCTCTTCTCTTCATAATCAGATTGTTCTGCAGCTACAGTAATAGATTTTAGACTTTTTCCTTTTATATATTCTTCGGAATAACCAAGTATACGGGTAAAACTGGCATTGCAATGATCTATTAGACCGTTTGTAGTTAGTGCAATACCTAGCGGAGAGCTGTTAACAATAAACTCTAATTGGCGCTTTTGTTCTTTAATTATTTGGGCCTTTTTTTCTTCTGAAGTAATATCTCTCACAATACCCTGTGCAGCAACGATATTACCATTTTCATCACAAATTACACTTGCATTTATATGTACCAAACAGTTTTTTTGCTCTTTAGTAACGATAGTAATCTTAAAGTCTGTGATGTTACCGGACTTGATTAAATCTTTAAAACCTGTAGCAACTTTATCTTTCTCGCTTGCAGGAACTAAATTAGGTAAGAAAACAGTTTCAAGAGTTGCATCATAACCTAGAAGTTTTACAGCCGCACTATTCATCTTAAGTACATAACCTTCTAAGTCTATTACAACATAGGCATCAACAAGACTTTCAAATAATCCTTTTAACTCTGAATTTTTTTGATAAATAGAGGATTGTAAGCGATCATTAGATTTTTTAAGTTCCTGAGAAATCGAATACAATTCAGACGATTTTGCCTCAAGAATACTTTCGGCCATTTTTCGAGCTGCACGCTCTCTTTCGATAATGCGCTTATAGACTTCTAGATTTACTGTATCCATTTTTTCTTTCAATAAAAAATCTTACGTGTGTACCGTCTTCTTTTAGTTTCTCTAATCGAATATTAAAATCTATATTGAAAAATTTAAAGGTTTCGTGCATTAGACCTAACCCAAAACTATACATGGCACGACTAGATAGATAATCTAAAGTTAATGTATTTTCTGACTTTTCTAGTGTTTTAAATGTAGGTAATTGCGCATCAGGATAAATTTTAAGCACTTCAACGTGTATATGATCTTCTATAGAAGATAGCATCTCTATAGGATCTGAATAACTCTCTAAAAAACCAGGATAACTTGATTTTATTACGGTGAAAAAATGCTGTGCATAGGTATAGAGCAAATCATCAATAGATAATTGGGTTCTATTGCTCAATTGGGTAAGTAGGCTAACCATCTCACCAAATTTGTAGGTTCCTACTGCGGTATAAGCTCCTCCAGATTCCAGGTCTGAAGCAGTGATGATGTCATCTACCATCTGCATACCAAACTTTATTTCGACAAGTTCTAAGAACTCAGTAAAAACTACACCTTTCATTAAATATG
Encoded here:
- a CDS encoding heme NO-binding domain-containing protein, which translates into the protein MKGVVFTEFLELVEIKFGMQMVDDIITASDLESGGAYTAVGTYKFGEMVSLLTQLSNRTQLSIDDLLYTYAQHFFTVIKSSYPGFLESYSDPIEMLSSIEDHIHVEVLKIYPDAQLPTFKTLEKSENTLTLDYLSSRAMYSFGLGLMHETFKFFNIDFNIRLEKLKEDGTHVRFFIERKNGYSKSRSL
- a CDS encoding PAS domain-containing sensor histidine kinase — protein: MDTVNLEVYKRIIERERAARKMAESILEAKSSELYSISQELKKSNDRLQSSIYQKNSELKGLFESLVDAYVVIDLEGYVLKMNSAAVKLLGYDATLETVFLPNLVPASEKDKVATGFKDLIKSGNITDFKITIVTKEQKNCLVHINASVICDENGNIVAAQGIVRDITSEEKKAQIIKEQKRQLEFIVNSSPLGIALTTNGLIDHCNASFTRILGYSEEYIKGKSLKSITVAAEQSDYEEKSALLHQGDLDSFSTTIKYITNLGEIITTKINVSSVKDHNDLRLRQEVVTIEDVTKELLAQEKLKESENRLSALILKLQSGILLEDENRKVVLTNPMFCEMFGVPMTPEAMIGLDCQNAAEQAKDLFINPQDFINRIAEILENRQLVTGDELVLKDGRIFSRDFVPVYSNEKYKGHLWSYTDVTLNRRYKDNLQKQKEKYSSIIANMNLGLLEVDIEDRILMANQSFCELSGYSEEELLGKQAAQIFLNEDSATVIKEKHAVRSNGVSDSYEVEAIIKNGERRNWLISGAPNFDINGKLIGSIGIHLDITDLKNLEQQKESLLKTLEKSNQELEEYAHVVSHDLKSPLRSINALASWIKEDNAAILDAQSLENFDILESTLEKMENLISGILNYSSIQIENIKDEDTDVNVIIKDIQELIFVPDHINIITATNLPTINVDRTRLQQVFQNLIGNAIRYSDKEEGIIEIGYQEDAEYYIFSVKDNGIGIEEKYHEKIFNIFQSLTDHKESTGIGLSIVKKIVNLYQGRIWVESTPTVGSTFYFSLKKS